One Rhodoflexus caldus genomic window, AACCTACGGCTTTATACAAAAACGCAAGCAGTTTGCGAAAAGTTTTTTGGGTAAGCTACTGAAAAACAGGCGTTTAAATCTAATTGTAAATCCGATATCCCAAATCCGAATTCCCCAACGCCTGCTTGGCTTATCTGAAATTGTAGCTTTTTTGCCAAAGTATCTTTTTCTTAGCCCCGTATTGCCCGATGACTACTCGCGCCGCCTTAAATTCTGGTAATACCAAGTCGTGTTTGGCTGTTCGGTTTTGCAACTGCTCGGCAGGGAATCGGAAATTCAAATTTTCATAGCCTGTCTTTCGCTTATCTATGGGCAAGTCATTTTTGTTTTTGGGATACACATGGACAAAAAATTCGGGCTTAATGTCTGCCTCATCTGCATCGGTGCGGTAAAAAATCAACCTGTCATCTTTTAAGAAGACCTTAAAAAAGTCATCCACAATCATCAGTGCGCCTTTCAAATCGCCGCTGCGGTACTGATTGGCTGCATGGATGCCCAACACAACGCCCTTTGCCGGTTTTTCGCTGCTTCGCCAGTTAAAATCGTCCAAATATTTGTTTTCCTGCTTAATCTCGTGCGGCGGGATAAACTTTCCTTCGGGCTGTTTAATAAACAAAATATCCTGTAACTGCGCCGAATCGTTGAAAGTGATAATCATGTCGCTGCATTTGACGTAGTTCAGCCCCATAAACAAGGTATCCTGTTCCAGCACGTGGAAAATACTTTCACCGTTGCCGCTCACAAAAACCTTGCGCAGTTCACCTTTGTAAAATTTTGCGTCAATATTTTTGCCTTTGGTCTGATTGAAATTGAGCAGCGTGTCCTGCGAAATCACAAAAGCCTTTTCCTGCAAACTCATGGAGTCTATCTGACTATTCTTCATGCGGACGCTGATATCTTTGGCTACTAACTGCGAACCTTTCGCCCAAATGACGGGGTCGTAGTAGAAAAAAATGGTAGAATCGTTCAGATGATAACCCAGCGAGTCGCATTTTGACTGAAAATCGGAACGATAGATGCGCACATTGCGGTAAGCAGTCAGTTTTTTAATGGCAGGCAATGAGTCGGCCAATGGTGCTTCCTTGTAAGAAATCAGCGTATCGGCGGCCAGAAAGAGTGTATCCTTGCTGTTTTTTTGCGGGCTTATCAGAACGGCATTGCCATATACTTGACTTGTTTCCAGCACGCCATCGTAGCGCGTAAAGTCGCCAAGGATAATAAAGTTGTCTTTTTTGTTGTAAAACTCTACATTGCCTTTGGCAAATCCCCGTTCCATTACGCGGTCATAATCCAACACATCCCCGCTGATGGTATATTCGTCCGTATCAATTTTGGTGCGCCCTTTAAAGTTGGATTTGCCAAGCACGGTATTGTATTCGCCTTTATCGGTGATAATATCGCCGTTGCGGGTTTTAATGCGCGTCCGTGAATTGAAATAGACTATTTTCGAGCGGGCATTGTAGGTGAGAGTATCGCCTGAAAGCTCGGTTTCGGGGCTTTGGTAGTGTACGTTTCCGCGAAAATTGGCAACCTTGGTAATGGTGTTGTAGTAACCGACGCGGCTGGTCAAGCGCGAGCTGTCGTCCTGAACCGTGCCGCCACCGCTGTAATTAGCTATTTTGGTGGCGAGGTTGTAGTCCAAGCGATTCGTCGTAACGGTTTTGTCCTTATCGCGCAGCACAAC contains:
- a CDS encoding OstA-like protein is translated as MIPLQKSAIGGRRAIIWGLLLFFLAYTGGLHAQNPASGVSSAGAKQQQPAKKEPPIELLPGAGVLIGDVVKGENVRKVLMDSLTKAQIGFRQGGAMMFCDSAIQYIGRNVVHAFGRIYLIDADSTTAVGDSLFYDGNTRIARLRGNVVLRDKDKTVTTNRLDYNLATKIANYSGGGTVQDDSSRLTSRVGYYNTITKVANFRGNVHYQSPETELSGDTLTYNARSKIVYFNSRTRIKTRNGDIITDKGEYNTVLGKSNFKGRTKIDTDEYTISGDVLDYDRVMERGFAKGNVEFYNKKDNFIILGDFTRYDGVLETSQVYGNAVLISPQKNSKDTLFLAADTLISYKEAPLADSLPAIKKLTAYRNVRIYRSDFQSKCDSLGYHLNDSTIFFYYDPVIWAKGSQLVAKDISVRMKNSQIDSMSLQEKAFVISQDTLLNFNQTKGKNIDAKFYKGELRKVFVSGNGESIFHVLEQDTLFMGLNYVKCSDMIITFNDSAQLQDILFIKQPEGKFIPPHEIKQENKYLDDFNWRSSEKPAKGVVLGIHAANQYRSGDLKGALMIVDDFFKVFLKDDRLIFYRTDADEADIKPEFFVHVYPKNKNDLPIDKRKTGYENLNFRFPAEQLQNRTAKHDLVLPEFKAARVVIGQYGAKKKILWQKSYNFR